The sequence TTTTTTTATTGCGATTTCTAACTTTATAGTACAATAGTCTCCTATTATTCCTATGTAGGAATCTCCAAATTTAAGGAAACTCTAagtgaaaaaaggaaagagtgaATATGTATGGTTTCTAAGTCTCCTATTATTTCTATGTAGGAATCTCCAAATTTAAGGAAACTCTAggtgaaaaaaggaaagagtaATATGTATGGTTTCTAATTCTAACCTATGACGACTTCAATATGGATTATGAATTCATTAATTTTACCGTAAACCCACCTCAATTCCTGTTTCCcaatatttccaaaattaatttgtaGGGTAAATTAATGCCAAAGAACAATATtagaaaactaaataaaaaagttaacaatggtaaatttatttaataataaaacaatttattaattttaccaTAAACCCATCTCAATTCCTGTTTCCCACACGGCTATGTCATTATTTCCAATTTGTGCTTTCAGGTTCTGATTTCTTATTATAAGGCTTTGACCAcaattcttattaaaatttatgCTCCATCAAGGTGAAATTGATCTCTATTTGCATTCTATCATGCATATATAGGGGCTGCTAGAGGACGTGGATGGCAAAATATTTGCACAGTTATCAACCTTGGATCTTATCACGTCGTGGGAATTCCTTGTTCTGTGCTATTTGCTTTTATCTGCAATTTTGGAGGCATGGTAAGTTTCTCTCCTGAGTTCTGTATTTTCGCTATTTCAAAGGAGTTGAAATTTTTATGGCTCAGGGGCTTGGATGGGAATCATATGTGGCCTTGGCATACAAGTGACAGCACTTGTTACCATGAATTTATTCACTAATTGGGATGAATGTGTAGGCATCTCTCAGCGCCTGGTTTTCCATCCAAGTTTGCATGACAAACCAATGAGAagatatgaagaaaatgaagaagcaattgtcctaGATTATGGGCACCCATAGCAGGAAGTACataattacacttacaaaacaACATCAACACCTCAATAGACCACACTTGCAACTTGAAATATAGACCCAACAGATTAATTCCACAAGTAAGGGTGTATaagaatacataaaaaaaaaaaaaaaaaaaaaaggaaaaaggaaaacaagtgGGGGTTGGACTACTTGTTCGGTTGATTGGTTGAGCAACCCAACCcaatatcataaaattttaattgataagATGATTTTCATTACTATCATGTATACATTCACAATGTTTTCAAACACATAAACAATGTTGTTGAAATGAGTTCTATTAGCTGCTAGctataattttattagtttctaGTAATATTTTATGGTTCTAGTAGCACCTTAAGCATTCTTTATGATTCTAGTAATGGCTTGAGCATTTTCTATGATTTTACTAGCAGTTGTAGCACCATGAGAATTCTTGatgattttcctttatatatatacttaccTTCATTCTATTATTCAGTTGCACATCACAATGGCAGAAGGAGCATTTACGAATGCACAAGATCGTTATAAATGTTTGGTTTGCAAGGATAAAATTTAACAATGACAAGTGAATTAAGGATCATAACATAAGAAGACGTAAAGATCATGATTATGCTTGTGGCAAATGTCACAATGCTTTTGAAACAAAAGTTGAGCTTAAGGAACGCAAGTTGAATGACACACATGGAGTTAATAATTAACTTTCcttagattaaaaaattatattaaaaatgttattataattaaaatattgagatatcatattattaaattatataagaatGTGATAATATTAGTTAAGAAATTAATTCAATCATTAACATAATTTGTATTTTGTTAGTTGAATGTTATCAATTAATATAtctatgtttatttattttgtgttatattttttaaaattgaataccAATTTATGCTTCTAAAAATTGCATGCCAATCCAACCAATACAAATTTAAAAGACTCAATAGAGTTTTGCTATGTATATGGTTTCCAGAGAATggggaatgaaaataaaagggaaataaGGGGAAACACCGTTAGCTTATATAACATAAGAGCcttattttcaaacttttagtGTGCAAATTAGGatatattaatactaaaattaaagCTAACACAAATAAGAGTTGATTGGGATGAAGTGAAAAACTCCCTTGATCATTTTagtttttaggttaaaaattcTCATATCATGACATTCATACTCCTCTTCAAAGTAGCCTTCGATGTTGTCGTTAGTGAAGTAGATGCAATCCTCTTAAAATTTAGGATACTCTCTACAACGTATGAAACAAATGGATAATGTCCCAAAAGAAAAGTATTACGATTAAACGTGCTTACTCCTTACCATATGTTCTTTTTAAAATCCAATTGAAGTATCTCAAACATTTTTCCCTCATAAACATCATTGAGCCAATGCAAGTCTCTTAGCACTTGCAGTAGATCCTCACACAACTCTACGAAATagtagtaattaattaaaaaaattaatatatggtATGAATATTGAAACTTGATACTTTTCAATATTGCATATCACAATTCCCAATATTCCTATTCGCATAGAAGGCCACCCTTGCAACATATGGCGTCCATGTAATTGTTGATCTCCCTTTCTTTAAAAATCTTATCTGTTCTTCACATGGTAACCCTCTTCTCattttataagataattaacTTTTAGTCTTCGGATTTACATAATGTTAGTTTTCTGCTAATTACTATAAATTGTCATAATAATGTGATCGAATTGTGAAGGAGGATAAGATCTCATTATCTTGTATATGAAGGCTTCATTGTGCTAACTATGTCAAGCAAAGGATCTTGAATTACCATTGCCGGAGGTAACTATATTTACAATTTggatataaaatgtaaaaagttTAAAGCATACCATGAGGTGCAACACCATGCAACTGGTATCTCAAGGAGTTCAATTTTATAAGTTTCCTCATTAGAGATGGAAGAGTTTGTGGACTTCGTTATCCTTATAAGAAGGCGTCAACAACATCAACCTTAAAACATTCAAGTCATATAGCATTTCCTTGGAGGCAACCAATTCCTATGTCACATATACCGCTTTAAATCAACTCATATTTACAACaatatttcctaatttttttaaaattagctCCAATAATCCCATCGACATGTTACTCCAATTAGCAATACTAGCCATACTatcaaaattaaacatttttagacgaaaatattgttaaagaataatataaaaaaaatgattaactttaaatttatttttttattttcttttttatttttccttaagtATTTTGGAAATAGCTTTAGGATTTCAATTGCATTTTAGTATTTATTAattgctataaaaaaaatttcaattactAAGAATTTTGGGATGAGTTGATACTATTTGATGGTTCAAAATCAAGagaattttagttgtttttaatttttttaactcaacTATTATAACGAAATCCTaactttaaaaacaattaacaaaaatataataccATAATACATCAAAAGGTTAAAACACATATAAATACATCCCTCTGAATAGCGGGACCAAAACCCATTCCCTTACCACTTCGCCACACCCCATTTAGATTTCTAGTCAATACTAATAAACACTAATATTGTTATTAGTCGTTTTGGGAGGTTTAAATTAGTAAAACTTCCCATCAATTACCATTTATATCAACGACATATAAACATAAATAGTAAATTACTTACAAGTTTCataaatttcaagatttttttaaaaaacttccTATTTAatcttcaataattttattttcacaaaataaaaatttttagaaaaacctATGAGGAAGATTTTGAACCTCCTTAGAACCAATTTGGTAAATACATGTTTCTAGAAAATTGTGAATATCAAATTacattttccatattaaaaatacttgaCACAATTATTGTAAACCTACAACTTGCAAGTGTTGGAGTGGCACCCACCCACCCTATAAAAGATAAAGGTTCAAATATACCTTATCCTTTCAAATTTTAGTGTGTTTTACATTTTGTCTCTTTATATTCAAAACATAACACTTTACCTCCCTaaacttattaaaaacaaatattttaccTTCAATTACAAACTTtgcataaaattataaaaagaattgctcttttttccattttggttcAAGCACTAGTTTAAACTTGGATAGAACCAACTTTAAATTAGCAACTTTCaattgtgattttttaaaagcttTCAAAATATAGCAActaccaattttaattttttattttagatagaTGTTAGCATGactatttatcatttttacatACCGTGAAGTCAATTAAATTTCCTTGGATttagaaattatataataaaaaattattatgatattgagatattagattattaaattatataagaatATGATAACATTAGTTAAGAATATGACTATGAATATGATCATTAAACAAATTGTGATCAATTAATATATCAATGTTTTTttggttataaatttttaaaatttaataccaatttatgattttaaaatggtATGTCAATCCAACAAATACAAGTGAGACAAATTGGTAAAGTTTAAAACATTGTCAACTTATGGAATTTGTTTTCTAACTTTTAGTGTGCAAAATATTCATAATAAGCAACAATTAATTCCTAAAAGCTCTTGTGACCCAAAATAATGGAGATGTCCATGTTTCATTATAAGGAAAAATTGGCTTAATGACTCCtgtttttaggttaaaaattcTCATATCATGACATCCACCCTTCTCTTCGAAGTATCCTTCAAAATTATCATCGGTGAAGTAGATGCAATCCTCTTCAAATTTAGGGTAATCTTTACAAGATATAAATCAAACGTAGTgcattattttatatggtaatGATAGCATATTTGGTgtattaatttatcattaacaatctattcaaatcatttaatttgttattatattaacattattaaaatcatttaatcaaaattaaaagtgaaattgatgattgaattatatgttttttagtaaaaatattattatatgtgaTATAAAacgatttttaatttttaatattattataaattgttttCTGCAAAggctttataattatttaaataatgttaaatgtgaaataaattttatttcataatttttaaagcttatttaattatatttatttttctaaaaaatttcataatatttttataattttttaagttttttaaatatgaCTTCGAAACCGATGTGCCTCGGACCGTCCGAGTCAATGTCCGACTTTGAACCATGCCAACAACATTGGCCTTGAAACGTTCAAGTAGGAGCTTGAATATTTTATTGGAGAGACAGTTTGCAGTAGCAGCAGCTGCTAGAACAAGTGCAGGAGAGTAGGAGCATAAAGCAAGGAATGCATGCTAGGCAGTTCAATTATTTGACTACTTATTCTGAGTTTCTAGGCTTATCTgggtcatttttttattaacctGGTTGGTATAGAAGATTCTTAGTTTTGATCAAATATTCCAACAATGTCGGCATGCTTTTGTGCTTTCCTCGTTTATATAACATCAGTTCCTATTTTCAACGTACAGTTGCCGCCTTCTCTTTGGTTGCTATTcatcttcttctctcttcaGGTTTTGCCATGGCAGGTGTTCAATTTTCTAATGTCAATAATAAGTTTAAGTGTCTGATGTGTGGtgatgaatttcaaaatgaagGTGGCATCACGAGTCACAATAAAATACATAATCGTTTTTATCCTTACCGTTGCCGTAGATGTCATAacgttttcaaaacaaaatcacaCCTTGAGAATCATGAGCGAAACAATGAGCACGCAATCAACAATCAACTCCCCCAATAAAGATAGAGACAAAGATCAACAATCAGCTCCCCCAATGAAGATAGAAACAAAGATCAACAATCAATCCCCCAATGaagatagaaataaaattgtccagatgataatgaaatttttatttgggTTAGTAATATGTAGTCCCTACATAGttacataatttaaaacttaatttgtTGTTATATGGTTTggatttatgattattttgatttttttaagattaaattacaaatgaaatttataaggTAAATTAACCGATATTAGatttgtcttaaaaaaaataatattttcacatGAAGTGAATTACAAcactaaattatttaatacaagTAGCATtatatctttcaaatattatgttgtgaatttttcaataataaaataattaataaaggtaagtttattaatttaaagtttaaacaattcaatttgattttaccaaataaatttaaatacttaaataagaattaattgaatttattttattttattttatttcgtaataccaagcaaaaaaagatttgaacattttatgaaaaacacAAAAGTAGACCAAATataatcataaatgaaaaaagagaagaCACAAGTagtagtattattattattgcaaaataaaaaatcaatgtgAAATAATAAATTCACCTTTAAACAAATCTGGTATGATCCATAATAGCGGAGTTCTCCATACTTGAGTAGTTGAAAAAGCTGGTTCTACCATTTGAGTTTCGAGATTAAAAACTCCCATGTCAGTGCAACCTTGTGGAAACTCACTCAGATAATAAGCGGTTAAATAATCGTCCAGAAAGTAAATgcaattctttttaaattccaGCAAGTCTTgagtagaaattgaaaaagtCCCACTATGACCCAAAAATAGTGAATTATCACCCAAGTTCTCGACCTTTATCCACGTCCTTGTGTTGAAGTCCAACTTAAATACCTCAAATATTATGGTGTTATAAGGTGACATCTCATCACGATCATCATCATAATGCAAAAACCTTGATACTTGCAACAATTCTCCACATGACTCCAccaaatatttgttttcaagAGAACGGACCCACACAGGTGGTGCAAATGGAATAACCTTGGGCTCTGGGCCAAGGTTGCATTGGACGATTCCAACTTCTTGCTTTGCTGTGGCATAGAAGTTACCCTTGTAAAATATGATGTCCTGAAAATGATATATTCCGCTCTTCAAGGTTTTCCACTCCCTGTCGCCTGGTTTACAGAAGGCCAATTTATTCCACATACTATGAATAACCATAATGATGCAATTCGGGTCCGAAGGAGACGAAGATGCCACCATCTTACTTATGAAACATTCCGTGGGTATGGACGTATCCTCTGTTTCAGAATGGGCATCTTCAAACATGGTTGCCGGAGGCAGTTGAATTTGCAATCTTGATATGGGATTTAGAAGGTTCATTGCATAAGGGAAACTGAAATTTATTGTCAATAACCAGCCGTTCCATGAAGTGGAACACCATGCACCTTCAGTTTCTGGAAGCTCAATTTTACAAGCCTTATGGGTAGAAAAGTCGAGGAGGTTGTGGGCTTCATTCTGTGCATTAGGAGGCAGCAGCAACATGGGACTTAGAGGCTTGCGGTGAAGTTGTTTTGCTTCCATGGCAACAAAATTCCATGACGTACAAACTGCTCCAAACCGAATTATATCTGCAGCATGTCGCAGCCGAATGAAGATTAAACCCAACAATTCCTGGGGCAATGCACTCCAATCACCCATCATATCATCAACTTTGTAGGAAGAGAACATCATGTCATCAACTTTGTAGGAAGAGAAAGCGAAACGAGAGCACTATCAAACTCAATATTTATGagcctagattttttttattgcgATTTCTAACTTTATAGTACAATAGTCTCCTATTATTCCTATGTAGGAATCTCCAAATTTAAGGAAACTCTAagtgaaaaaaggaaagagtgaATATGTATGGTTTCTAAGTCTCGTATTACTATGTAGGAATCTCCAAATTTAAGGAAACTCTAggtgaaaaaaggaaagagtttATAGGAATGTATGGTTTCTAATTCTAACCTAAGACTTCTTCAATATGGATTATGAATTCATTAATTTTACCATAAACCCACCTCAATTCCTGTTTCCcaatatttccaaaattaatttgtaGGGTAAATTAATGCAATAttagaaaagtaaataaaaaagttaacaatggtaaatttattcaataataaaataattcttattaaaatttatttaataataagacAATTCATTAATTTTACCATAAACCCATCTCAATTCCCTGTTTCCCACACGGCTATGTCATTATTTCCAATGTGTGCTTTCAGGTTCTGATTTCTTATTATAAGGCTTTGACCACaattcttatttaaatttatgcTCCATCAAGGTGAAATTGATCTCTATTTGCATTCTATTATGCATATATAGGGGCTGCTAGAGGACGTGGATGGCAAAATATTTGCACAGTTATCAACCATGGATCTTATCACGTCGTGGGAATTCCTTGTTCTGTGCTATTTGCTTTTATCTGCAATTTTGGAGGCATGGTAAGTTTCTCGATCTCCTGAGTTCTGTATTTCGCTATTTCAAAGGAGTTGAAATTTTTATGGCTCAGGGGCTTTGGATGGGAATCATATGTGGCCTTGGCATACAAGTGACAGCACTTGTTACCATGAATTTATTCACTAATTGGGATGAATGTGTAGGCATCTCTCAGCGCCTGGGTTTTCCATCCAAGTTTGCATGACAAACCAATGAgaagagatgaagaaaatgaagaagcaattgtcatAGATTATGGGCACCCAGGAAGTACataattacacttacaaaacaACATCAACACCTCAATAGACCACACTTGCAACTTGAAATATAGACCCAACAGATTAATTCCACAAGTAAGGGTGTATaagaatacataaaaaaaaaaaaaaggaaaaaggaaaacaagtgGGGGTTGGACTACTTGTTCGGTTGATTGGTTGAGCAACCCAACCcaatatcataaaattttaattgataagATGATTTTCATTACTATCATGTATACATTCACAATGTTTTCAAACACATAAACAATGTTGTTGAAATGAGTTCTATTAGCTGCTAGctataattttattagtttctaGTAATATTTTATGGTTCTAGTAGCACCTTAAGCATTCTTTATGATTCTAGTAATGGCTTGAGCATTTTCTATGATTTTACTAGCAGTTGTAGCACCATGAGAATTCTTGatgattttcctttatatatatacttaccTTCATTCTATTATTCAGTTGCACATCACAATGGCAGAAGGAGCATTTACGAATGCACAAGATCGTTATAAATGTTTGGTTTGGAAGGATAAAATTTAACAATGACAAGTGAATTAAGGATCATAACATAAGAAGACATAAAGATCATGATTATGCTTGTGGCAAATGTCACAATGCTTTTGAAACAAAAGTTGAGCTTAAGGAACGCAAGTTGAATGACACACATGGAGTTAATAATTAACTTTCcttagattaaaaaattatattaaaaatgttattataattaaaatattgagatatcatattattaaattatataagaatATGATAATATTAGTTAAGAAATTAATTCAATCATTAACATAATTTGTATTTTGTTAGTTGAATGTTATCAATTAATATAtctatgtttatttattttgtgttatattttttaaaattgaataccAATTTATGCTTCTAAAATTGCATGCCAATCCAAGCAATACAAATTAAAAAGACTCAATAGAGTTTTGCTATGTATATGGTTTCCAGAGAATggggaatgaaaataaaagggaaataaGGGGAAACACCGTTAGCTTATATAACATAAGAGCcttattttcaaacttttagtGTGCAAATTAGGatatattaatactaaaattaaagCTAACACAAATA is a genomic window of Vitis riparia cultivar Riparia Gloire de Montpellier isolate 1030 chromosome 1, EGFV_Vit.rip_1.0, whole genome shotgun sequence containing:
- the LOC117914732 gene encoding putative F-box protein At5g55150, yielding MGDWSALPQELLGLIFIRLRHAADIIRFGAVCTSWNFVAMEAKQLHRKPLSPMLLLPPNAQNEAHNLLDFSTHKACKIELPETEGAWCSTSWNGWLLTINFSFPYAMNLLNPISRLQIQLPPATMFEDAHSETEDTSIPTECFISKMVASSSPSDPNCIIMVIHSMWNKLAFCKPGDREWKTLKSGIYHFQDIIFYKGNFYATAKQEVGIVQCNLGPEPKVIPFAPPVWVRSLENKYLVESCGELLQVSRFLHYDDDRDEMSPYNTIIFEVFKLDFNTRTWIKVENLGDNSLFLGHSGTFSISTQDLLEFKKNCIYFLDDYLTAYYLSEFPQGCTDMGVFNLETQMVEPAFSTTQVWRTPLLWIIPDLFKGEFIISH